A stretch of DNA from Nitrospirota bacterium:
AGTCTTTTTATTCTATTATTTTATCTCTCCATGAATAATTCTCGATATTCCATCCTTCATCAAACCTTCGCCAAAATTCAATAGATATCCAAGCTTGCGTCCTGTCAACTTCAGATAGGTCAGCACTTGCTTTTTATGAGCTTTGCTAACCGATTCCACGGATTTCAATTCCAAAATCACTTTGTTTTCCACCAACATATCAGCTCTAAACCCTTCATCAAACTTAATCCCTTGATATTCTATGGGAATCGGAACTTGTCTCTCTACAGACAGTCCTTGCTTCTGTAGTTCATGAGCAAGAGCAACTTCATAAACAATTTCCAGAAGCCCAGGACCAAGCCCTCTATGCACAGCAATCGCAGCATCCACGATGATTTTTCCAATTCCATTTTCCGTCATTATTCTTTGTGGCTCTGTGTCTCTGTGTGATTATTTATCATTCTAACATCCGTTCTACGTCCTTCAAAGGCCGTCAGGATACGCGCTGCCATCTTATCTACATCCCTCTGAAAAGATAACTTATTTTTATTTGCAATACCGCCGAATCTTACTTTTGTATGACCTTTATCTTCTGTAAGTCTTACCCATATTTTTTTGTGGCTCATAAAGAATGCCATAAAGAGCCCGATGGTAATTGTAATACAGCCAAAATAAACAACCCATACACCTGGGTCTTTCCTGACCTGAAGCCCTGTATATTCGACGCCCCAGTAATCAATAAATTCTACTTTGTGCCCTTCAGGAAGGAGTCCTGTTGTCGGATAGCGTTTCAGTATCCAGCCTGTAAATTTTGGTTTATTTCCCTCGGTGAATTCTATACCTACTGCAGGGTTAACCATCTGGTCAGCGTATGTGAATAGCATGCCGGAAGGGTCCTGGGCAATGGCAGGCGAGAAATTTATAATCCTCCCTTTTATGGCAGTTCCAGGGATTTCAAAGACTTCGTTGGGCCGAAGCCTGAGGATACTTTCCTGCCTTCCCTTCGGGACTATCCTCAGGATAAACTCTCCTGTTGCATTGGGAACCATGCCATAGCTTGATTGATAAAAAGTAATGCCTTTATACGTAAGGGGCGTGTTAACCTCTATAACCTTTTTAAGAACCTCACGTCCGCCTTCAACTATAATGAGCTCACTCTGATATTCTTTTGGCATGTCTGACATGCCGTAATATTCTGTATCATACCAGTTACACTTTATAGTAAAACCTAATGGTATCTCTTTGCCGCTTCTTGAATATGCTACACTTGATGCTTCTCCCTCTGGAAGATTCAAAGAACCTTTAAAGCCAAAGAAAATGCCAATAATGGCGCCTGCTAAAATAAGTATAACGCTAAGGTGGACAATATAAACTCCCAAACGCGTGTATCTCCCCTTCTGTGAATAAAACTGGACTGCGCCCCCCTCTTCTTTTGACTCCGATGCATTAAACCCTGCTGATTTGAGGGCATTTAAGACCACATCTTTTGCCTTAGAAAGCCCTGCCTTTACTTTTAACTCTTTTTTTGTCTGGAGGTTATTAATTACGTCTTCCTTCACAGGCTTCATAGGCTCATTAACAAAGCGCCATATCTTTGGCAGCCTCTCAAAGGAGCATATAATAATATTGGAAGAAAACAGCAAAAGGAGCGTCACAAACCACCATGAGCGGTACATATCCATAAAGCCAAGCCTGAAGAAAACCTCATAGAGGATAGGTGCTAAGCCTTCACCAAAGATTTTTGTGAGGAGTCTTATATTCTTCTCTGGCTCTGCCTGCTGTTCGATTATTGTGCCTATTATTGATGTGAGGGAAAGAATTATGAAAAGGATGATGACGAGTTTAACAGAGGAAAAAAAATCCCAAACCCTATCTACAATACTTATCTTTTTTTTATCTTCCAAAGTTGTTGCCTAAAATTAAAGTTAGTATTTATATCATAAATTTTAAAATAAAGTCAAACTACGCCA
This window harbors:
- a CDS encoding GxxExxY protein; protein product: MTENGIGKIIVDAAIAVHRGLGPGLLEIVYEVALAHELQKQGLSVERQVPIPIEYQGIKFDEGFRADMLVENKVILELKSVESVSKAHKKQVLTYLKLTGRKLGYLLNFGEGLMKDGISRIIHGEIK
- a CDS encoding cytochrome c biogenesis protein ResB, whose amino-acid sequence is MEDKKKISIVDRVWDFFSSVKLVIILFIILSLTSIIGTIIEQQAEPEKNIRLLTKIFGEGLAPILYEVFFRLGFMDMYRSWWFVTLLLLFSSNIIICSFERLPKIWRFVNEPMKPVKEDVINNLQTKKELKVKAGLSKAKDVVLNALKSAGFNASESKEEGGAVQFYSQKGRYTRLGVYIVHLSVILILAGAIIGIFFGFKGSLNLPEGEASSVAYSRSGKEIPLGFTIKCNWYDTEYYGMSDMPKEYQSELIIVEGGREVLKKVIEVNTPLTYKGITFYQSSYGMVPNATGEFILRIVPKGRQESILRLRPNEVFEIPGTAIKGRIINFSPAIAQDPSGMLFTYADQMVNPAVGIEFTEGNKPKFTGWILKRYPTTGLLPEGHKVEFIDYWGVEYTGLQVRKDPGVWVVYFGCITITIGLFMAFFMSHKKIWVRLTEDKGHTKVRFGGIANKNKLSFQRDVDKMAARILTAFEGRRTDVRMINNHTETQSHKE